Proteins co-encoded in one Aspergillus luchuensis IFO 4308 DNA, chromosome 6, nearly complete sequence genomic window:
- a CDS encoding uncharacterized protein (COG:S;~EggNog:ENOG410Q28H;~TransMembrane:1 (o29-47i)), with product MNVSASPSGSQPFIKRPTLSPAFKKPSRWYLPLMGAIALGFGVANYYENQARQPQFDREEEERLRKNRALMDAYGDKETVQDIERALVVYDLQ from the exons ATGAACGTCTCGGCTTCTCCCTCTGGCTCGCAGCCTTTCATCAAGAGACCTACTCTAAGTCCCGCGTTCAAGAAGCCTAGTCGGTG GTATCTCCCGCTCATGGGCGCCATAGCTCTCG GCTTCGGAGTCGCCAACTACTACGAAAACCAAGCTCGCCAGCCCCAGTTCGATcgtgaagaagaggaacgtCTTCGAAAGAACCGGGCCCTGATGGATGCCTACGGCGACAAAGAAACAGTCCAGGATATCGAACGGGCGCTGGTCGTCTACGACCTTCAGTGA
- the BIO2 gene encoding biotin synthase (COG:H;~EggNog:ENOG410PGZC;~InterPro:IPR006638,IPR002684,IPR007197,IPR013785, IPR010722,IPR024177;~PFAM:PF06968,PF04055;~go_function: GO:0003824 - catalytic activity [Evidence IEA];~go_function: GO:0004076 - biotin synthase activity [Evidence IEA];~go_function: GO:0051536 - iron-sulfur cluster binding [Evidence IEA];~go_process: GO:0009102 - biotin biosynthetic process [Evidence IEA]), with protein MSLRTLPGVLLRRNYGTVQSTSPSAAAIASRIPTALREATAATAPRTNWTREEIQQIYETPLNQLTYAAAAVHRRFHDPSAIQMCTLMNIKTGGCSEDCSYCAQSSRYQTGLKATKMSPVDEVLTAARTAKANGSTRFCMGAAWRDMRGRKTSLKNIKAMVSGVRGMGMEVCVTLGMIDEAQAKELKDAGLTAYNHNLDTSREFYPEIITTRSYDERLKTLANVRDAGINVCSGGILGLGEKDEDRVGLIYTMSGLEKHPESFPVNALVPIPGTPLGERKMISFDKILRTVATARVVMPATIVRLAAGRISLSEEQQVACFMAGANAVFTGEKMLTTDCNGWDEDRAMFEKWGFYPMKSFEGEHVKEEAKVQEVEGTAQAAVSA; from the exons ATGTCTCTCCGTACCCTCCCCGGggtcctcctccgccgcaacTATGGCACCGTGCAATCCACCTCCCCCAGTGCCGCCGCCATTGCCAGCCGTATCCCAACTGCTCTGCGTGAAGCCACTGCCGCCACCGCACCACGCACCAACTGGACCCGTGAAGAGATTCAACAGATCTACGAGACGCCTCTGAACCAGCTTACCTATGCTGCT gcCGCCGTCCACCGCCGCTTCCACGACCCCAGCGCCATCCAAATGTGCACGCTAATGAACATCAAAACCGGCGGCTGCAGCGAAGACTGCTCCTACTGCGCACAATCCTCGCGGTACCAAACCGGTCTCAAAGCCACCAAGATGTCCCCCGTCGACGAAGTCCTCACAGCCGCCCGCACCGCCAAAGCCAACGGCAGCACACGGTTCTGCATGGGCGCCGCCTGGCGCGACATGCGTGGCCGCAAGACCAGTCTAAAGAACATCAAAGCCATGGTGTCCGGGGTGCGGGGCATGGGGATGGAAGTGTGCGTGACGCTGGGAATGATTGATGAAGCGCAGGCCAAGGAACTGAAAGATGCTGGGTTGACGGCGTACAACCATAACCTGGATACGTCGAGGGAGTTTTACCCTGAGATTATTACGACGAGGTCGTATGATGAGCGGTTGAAGACGTTGGCGAATGTGCGGGATGCGGGGATTAATGTTTGCTCTGGGGGTATTTTGGGTCTGGgtgagaaggatgaggatcgcGTGGGGTTGATTTATACCATGTCTGGGTTGGAGAAGCATCCCGAGAGTTTCCCGGTTAATGCTCTGGTGCCGATTCCGGGGACTCCCctgggagagaggaagatgatttcGTTTGATAAGATTTTGAGAACGGTGGCGACTGCTAGAGTGGTTATGCCGGCTACTATTGTTAGACTTGCGGCAGGGAGAATTTCCCTCAGTGAGGAGCAGCAGGTAGCTTGCTTTATGGCGGGAGCTAATGCTGTGTTTACGGGTGAGAAGATGCTTACGACGGATTGTAATGGGTGGGATGAGGATAGGGCGATGTTTGAGAAGTGGGGATTCTACCCTATGAAGAGCTTTGAGGGTGAGCATGTTAAGGAGGAGGCGAAGGTGCAGGAGGTTGAGGGGACTGCGCAGGCCGCGGTTAGTGCTTAG
- the bioDA gene encoding adenosylmethionine-8-amino-7-oxononanoate aminotransferase (COG:E;~EggNog:ENOG410PG1W;~InterPro:IPR005814,IPR027417,IPR015424,IPR004472, IPR015421;~PFAM:PF13500,PF00202;~go_function: GO:0000287 - magnesium ion binding [Evidence IEA];~go_function: GO:0003824 - catalytic activity [Evidence IEA];~go_function: GO:0004141 - dethiobiotin synthase activity [Evidence IEA];~go_function: GO:0005524 - ATP binding [Evidence IEA];~go_function: GO:0008483 - transaminase activity [Evidence IEA];~go_function: GO:0030170 - pyridoxal phosphate binding [Evidence IEA];~go_process: GO:0009102 - biotin biosynthetic process [Evidence IEA]) — protein MPPVGAALWRSLRAHQVYGANTDVGKTIVSTVLCNAIQRLNSQSPAAFLKPVSTGPLDDADDRHIRRYAPGTLTKCLYQFDEPVSPHIAAKQKQLTIPRDDDIITSVHQTLSDWAAKGIDYALVETAGGVHSPGPNGNSQADLYRPLRLPIVLIADSRLGGISSSISAYESLLLRGYDVNSVLLFQDDYYQNHEYLRTYFQKKSIPLVPLPQPPTRPASRDADAEARDQEAMAGYYERVARGTDVAGLLEEMTAKNEARIERLEAMSGRAHETIWYPFTQHHGMAPKDITVIDSAYDDFFQTYKPVEPSQEGGLRATFDGSASWWTQGLGHGNPDLALSAAYAAGRYGHVMFPGNIHEPALTLAETLLQTVGNPRLQKVFYSDNGSTGMEVAIKMGLRAACDRYGWDASQEQISILGLKGSYHGDTIGVMDCSEPSTYNKKVEWYRGRGYWFDYPQVQMSQGVWKVQIPENLRSALGPDLEYSSLDAVFDLETRVASEVGQRYQEYIRGTIAELVQQQGMKFGSLIMEPVILGAGGMLFCDPLFQRCLAEVVRGHPELFAPGATAGAAAGSSWSGLPIIFDEVFTGLYRLGQRSSASFLGVDADIAVNAKLLTGGLVPLCTTLASNEVFQAFSSPHKSDALLHGHSYTAHAVGCQVAVDSLRTMKQLERSGAWDKYRRDWQPAALPSAPRARPEVWSVWSHGLVGQLSQAPAVEGLFALGTVLSIALKDTQGGGYTSTAAQGLQQRLAAGGEHFAVHSRVLGNVLYLMASVTSTPEALREIEEVLRAALLVE, from the exons ATGCCCCCCGTCGGTGCCGCCCTTTGGCGTTCCCTGCGCGCCCACCAGGTCTACGGTGCCAACACCGACGTCGGCAAAACCATTGTATCCACCGTTCTCTGCAATGCCATCCAACGTCTCAACTCTCAATCCCCTGCGGCATTCTTGAAACCCGTATCAACCGGTCCATTAGACGATGCAGATGACCG ACACATCCGGCGCTACGCCCCGGGCACGCTGACCAAGTGTCTGTACCAATTCGACGAGCCCGTCAGCCCACATATTGcggcgaagcagaagcaacTGACG ATTCCgcgggatgatgatatcatcACCTCCGTCCATCAGACCCTCTCCGACTGGGCAGCAAAGGGCATTGATTATGCCCTTGTTGAAACAGCAGGCGGCGTGCACTCGCCGGGCCCCAATGGAAATTCCCAGGCCGATTTGTATCGGCCTTTACGGCTGCCAATTGTTCTGATTGCGGACTCCCGCCTCGGCGGCATCTCGTCCTCCATTTCGGCGTATGAGTCATTGTTATTGCGCGGGTATGATGTGAATTCTGTGTTGCTGTTTCAGGATGATTACTACCAGAATCATGAGTATCTGCGCACCTATTTCCAGAAAAAGAGTATCCCCCTGGTGCCGCTGCCGCAGCCCCCGACGCGCCCGGCATCGCGGGATGCGGATGCCGAGGCCCGCGATCAGGAGGCCATGGCTGGGTACTACGAGCGTGTGGCGCGGGGTACCGATGTAGCTGGGTTGTTGGAGGAAATGACAGCGAAGAATGAGGCGCGAATTGAGCGCCTGGAGGCCATGTCCGGTCGGGCTCACGAGACCATTTGGTATCCGTTCACGCAGCACCACGGGATGGCGCCGAAGGATATTACGGTAATTGATTCGGCGTACGATGATTTCTTCCAGACTTATAAGCCCGTGGAGCCCTCGCAGGAGGGTGGACTGCGGGCAACGTTCGATGGCTCCGCCTCGTGGTGGACGCAAGGTCTTGGGCACGGAAACCCCGATCTGGCCCTGTCGGCGGCGTACGCTGCAGGTCGCTACGGTCATGTCATGTTCCCCGGGAATATCCACGAGCCTGCACTGACTTTGGCGGAGACGCTGCTGCAGACGGTCGGGAACCCGCGTCTGCAGAAGGTCTTTTACAGCGACAATGGCAGCACGGGCATGGAGGTGGCTATTAAGATGGGTCTCCGGGCGGCATGTGACCGGTACGGCTGGGATGCCAGCCAAGAGCAGATTAGTATCCTCGGCCTCAAGGGCAGCTACCACGGTGATACGATCGGAGTGATGGACTGCTCGGAGCCTTCTACATACAACAAGAAGGTGGAGTGGTACCGGGGTCGGGGCTACTGGTTCGACTACCCCCAGGTGCAGATGTCACAGGGAGTGTGGAAGGTCCAAATCCCCGAGAATCTGCGGTCGGCCTTGGGGCCTGACCTCGAGTACTCCTCGTTGGATGCAGTGTTCGATCTGGAGACGCGGGTCGCCTCGGAGGTTGGACAGCGCTACCAAGAGTACATCCGGGGGACGATCGCAGAgctggtgcagcagcagggtaTGAAATTTGGCTCGCTGATCATGGAGCCGGTCATCCTAGGAGCGGGAGGCATGCTATTCTG TGACCCCCTCTTCCAGCGGTGCCTGGCTGAAGTGGTGCGCGGTCACCCGGAGCTCTTTGCCCCTGGCGCCACTGCAGGCGCGGCGGCGGGATCGTCGTGGTCGGGCCTCCCTATCATCTTCGACGAGGTGTTCACCGGGCTGTACCGGCTGGGACAGCGATCGTCGGCCTCTTTTCTTGGGGTGGATGCCGACATCGCGGTCAACGCGAAGCTGCTCACAGGCGGGCTGGTACCGCTGTGCACAACGCTGGCGAGCAACGAGGTGTTCCAGGCGTTCTCGAGTCCGCACAAGAGCGATGCGCTGCTGCACGGGCACAGCTACACGGCGCACGCGGTTGGGTGCCAAGTCGCGGTGGACTCATTGCGAACGATGAAGCAGCTGGAACGCAGTGGGGCATGGGACAAGTACCGGCGGGATTGGCAGCCGGCGGCGCTCCCCTCTGCGCCCCGGGCGCGACCGGAGGTCTGGAGCGTCTGGTCGCATGGGTTGGTAGGGCAGCTGTCCCAAGCGCCGGCTGTGGAGGGGTTATTTGCCCTGGGAACGGTTTTGAGTATTGCCCTGAAGGATACTCAGGGCGGAG GATACACGTCGACGGCGGCCCAAGGACTGCAGCAGCGGCTGGCAGCGGGTGGGGAGCATTTTGCAGTGCATTCACGCGTGCTGGGCAATGTGCTGTACCTGATGGCCAGTGTCACGTCAACCCCGGAAGCATTGCgggagattgaggaagtgCTGCGGGCGGCGTTGTTGGTGgagtga
- a CDS encoding aminotransferase class I/II-fold pyridoxal phosphate-dependent enzyme (COG:H;~EggNog:ENOG410PI7U;~InterPro:IPR004839,IPR015424,IPR015421,IPR015422;~PFAM:PF00155;~go_function: GO:0003824 - catalytic activity [Evidence IEA];~go_function: GO:0030170 - pyridoxal phosphate binding [Evidence IEA];~go_process: GO:0009058 - biosynthetic process [Evidence IEA]) produces the protein MPSSNPNPNSNPSTLLTSLRTALQHRKSKNSLRRLTLVPPTSTDFSSNDFLSLSTSPLFRARYTTHLSSAPPFYPFASGGSRLLTGNSPYAEALETFIASFHNAPSGLLFNSGFDANVGVLSCIPQPGDVIIHDEYIHASAHEGMRLSRAGRKVPFAHSCPQSLEDVLRREVENDEKLQSGERNVFIVIESIYSMDGDIAPIREFVEVVERVVNKGKGNAYFIVDEAHATGAFGPRGAGVVQELGVEEKMFIRVHTFGKALGSHGAIVLCCPETREYLINYARSLIYTTALGFPFLASIRTAYEMLAEGETEELQRNLQHLIEYLGNRLDALGSWDPAIFEVDHFPRSPIFSLRSPVPRQLAAACQRKGFMVHPIMSPTVPKGKERVRVCLHAGNTVEEIDGLVETILAWLNGRESEKRVARL, from the exons AtgccctcctccaaccccaatcccaattcaAATCCTAGtaccctcctcacctccctccgcaCAGCCCTCCAACACCGCAAATCCAAGAACTCCCTCCGCCGTCTAACCCTCGTCCCCCCCACCTCCACGGACTTCTCCTCGAAcgacttcctctccctcagcacctcccccctcttccgcGCGCGCTACACCACCCACCTCTCCAGCGCACCCCCCTTCTACCCCTTCGCCTCGGGCGGCTCCCGCCTCCTAACCGGCAACTCGCCCTACGCCGAAGCCCTAGAGACCTTCATCGCGAGCTTCCACAACGCGCCGAGCGGGCTGCTCTTCAACTCAGGCTTCGACGCAAACGTAGGCGTGCTCTCCTGCATCCCGCAACCAGGCGATGTCATCATCCACGATGAGTACATCCATGCGAGTGCGCACGAGGGGATGCGGTTATCCCGCGCAGGCAGAAAAGTCCCCTTTGCGCACAGCTGTCCCCAGTCCCTAGAAGATGTGTTAAGAAGGGAAGTTGAAAACGACGAGAAATTGCAGAGTGGGGAACGGaacgtcttcatcgtcattgagagtatatatagtatggATGGGGATATCGCGCCGATAAGGGAGTtcgtggaggtggtggagagggtggtgaaCAAGGGTAAGGGAAATGCGTATTTTATCGTGGATGAGGCGCATGCTACCGGGGCTTTTGGACCGAGGGGTGCGGGCGTGGTGCAGGAGTTgggggttgaggagaagatgtttATTCGTGTGCATACGTTTGGGAAGGCGTTGGGGAGTCATGGTG CGATTGTGCTCTGCTGCCCCGAAACACGCGAATACCTCATCAACTACGCCCGCAGTCTCATCTACACTACCGCATTGGGGTTCCCGTTCCTGGCGTCGATTCGGACGGCGTATGAGAtgttggcggagggggagaccGAAGAG TTGCAACGCAATCTTCAACACCTCATTGAATACCTAGGCAATCGTCTAGATGCCCTCGGGTCCTGGGACCCTGCTATCTTCGAAGTGGACCATTTCCCGCGCTCGCCTATCTTCTCGTTGCGCAGTCCGGTCCCGCGCCAGTTGGCGGCTGCGTGTCAGCGGAAGGGCTTCATGGTGCATCCGATTATGTCGCCGACGGTGCccaaggggaaggagagggtgagggtgtgttTGCATGCGGGGAATACGGTCGAGGAGATTGATGGGTTGGTGGAGACGATTTTGGCATGGTTGAACGGAAGGGAGAGTGAGAAGAGGGTGGCGAGGCTTTAG